A portion of the Leptospira noumeaensis genome contains these proteins:
- a CDS encoding malic enzyme-like NAD(P)-binding protein: protein MKESALEYHARFPKGKTKVVPTKPTENSYDLSLAYSPGVAYPCLEIEKKPELVYEYTNRGNLVGIITNGTAILGLGNIGASAGKPVMEGKAVLFKKFAGIDVFDIEINETDPEKFITIVKALEPTFGGINLEDIRAPECFHIEKTLDESMKIPVFHDDQHGTAIISTAALLNSLELTGKKAGNIKVVINGAGAAAISIAEMLTHIGVKHESIYMLDSRGVINHKRTNLHETKLPFVRNTDAETLEDIFPGTDVFIGVSVANVVTEAMVKTMADKPIMFALANPDPEIPYPDAKHARPDLIMATGRSDYPNQVNNVLGFPFIFRGALDIRAKVVNMEMKLAAAYALSELTKLPVPIEVSEAYNEKEIRFGADYIIPKPLDSRVLYHVAPAVAEAAVKTGVNQVEYPGREAYVKFLESIMAQQQEPISALEI from the coding sequence ATGAAAGAAAGCGCACTTGAGTATCACGCTCGGTTTCCGAAAGGAAAAACCAAAGTAGTTCCGACAAAACCAACGGAGAACAGTTACGACCTGTCCTTGGCATACTCACCGGGAGTCGCTTACCCTTGCCTCGAAATTGAAAAAAAACCAGAACTCGTTTATGAATACACAAACCGAGGAAATTTAGTCGGGATCATTACCAATGGAACTGCTATTTTAGGTCTTGGTAATATTGGAGCTTCCGCTGGAAAACCAGTCATGGAAGGAAAGGCAGTTTTATTCAAAAAATTTGCCGGCATTGATGTGTTTGATATTGAAATCAATGAAACAGATCCTGAAAAATTCATTACGATTGTAAAAGCCCTCGAACCGACGTTTGGTGGTATCAATTTGGAAGACATCCGTGCCCCAGAATGTTTTCATATCGAAAAAACTTTAGATGAAAGTATGAAAATTCCTGTGTTTCATGATGACCAACATGGAACGGCTATCATCTCTACAGCGGCACTACTCAATTCATTAGAACTTACCGGTAAAAAAGCTGGTAACATCAAAGTTGTGATCAATGGAGCAGGTGCTGCGGCCATTTCCATTGCTGAGATGTTAACACATATCGGCGTCAAACATGAATCCATTTATATGTTGGATTCACGTGGTGTGATCAATCACAAACGAACGAACTTACATGAAACCAAGTTACCTTTTGTTCGTAACACCGATGCAGAAACTCTAGAAGATATTTTTCCAGGAACCGATGTATTCATCGGAGTATCTGTTGCCAATGTGGTAACAGAAGCTATGGTAAAAACGATGGCAGACAAACCAATTATGTTTGCTCTTGCCAACCCCGACCCAGAAATTCCTTATCCCGATGCCAAACATGCAAGACCAGACCTCATCATGGCAACCGGTCGCAGTGATTATCCTAACCAAGTCAATAATGTACTCGGGTTTCCATTTATCTTTCGCGGTGCTCTTGATATTCGTGCAAAAGTAGTGAACATGGAAATGAAGTTGGCTGCTGCTTATGCTTTAAGTGAACTCACAAAACTTCCGGTTCCTATCGAAGTTTCTGAAGCTTACAACGAAAAAGAAATTCGATTTGGTGCTGACTATATCATTCCAAAACCTTTGGACTCGAGAGTTCTTTACCATGTGGCTCCCGCAGTGGCAGAAGCCGCTGTCAAAACAGGTGTGAACCAGGTTGAGTATCCAGGCCGCGAGGCTTATGTAAAGTTTTTGGAATCCATCATGGCCCAACAACAAGAGCCAATCAGCGCTTTAGAAATCTAA
- a CDS encoding flagellar motor protein MotB has protein sequence MRRRSRFVSKEEEHIEAHDRWLLTYADMITLLLGLFIILYAISKVDANRLTEVAKDIKRGFGLNVSSVGAILDGGSGILEDDTMEPKSQVFRLWERIGFALKTLREKAKLKLGLAETEELKLTFAGSDLASDDILKADPDLKFAFEQLAELSKGMDIDIVVRVQIPYESQIDKSKFQNSWDYHSHRASLLAEKLVNDYGIPKEQISVQGYAMFQKSKDSDTPEKKAKEERIEILIRKKETAETIK, from the coding sequence ATGAGAAGACGTTCCAGATTTGTATCCAAAGAAGAAGAACATATAGAAGCACATGATCGTTGGTTGTTGACTTATGCCGATATGATCACCTTATTATTAGGATTATTTATCATATTGTATGCGATTAGCAAAGTTGATGCCAACCGCCTAACAGAAGTAGCAAAAGATATCAAAAGAGGATTTGGTTTAAATGTAAGTTCGGTTGGTGCGATTTTGGATGGAGGATCGGGAATCTTAGAAGACGACACTATGGAACCGAAGTCACAAGTGTTTCGTTTATGGGAACGAATTGGATTCGCATTAAAAACTCTTCGAGAAAAAGCAAAATTAAAACTTGGTCTTGCTGAAACTGAAGAACTTAAATTAACATTCGCGGGTTCTGATTTGGCATCGGATGATATATTAAAAGCCGATCCTGATTTAAAATTTGCTTTTGAACAATTGGCTGAATTATCCAAAGGAATGGACATTGATATAGTCGTTCGTGTGCAAATTCCTTACGAATCACAAATCGACAAATCGAAATTTCAAAATTCTTGGGATTACCATTCCCATAGGGCTTCTTTACTCGCAGAAAAATTAGTCAATGATTATGGCATCCCAAAAGAACAAATCTCTGTCCAAGGTTATGCCATGTTTCAAAAATCAAAAGACTCAGATACACCAGAAAAAAAAGCCAAAGAAGAACGAATCGAAATTTTAATTCGTAAAAAAGAAACTGCAGAAACGATCAAATAA
- a CDS encoding glycoside hydrolase family 25 protein, with the protein MIKKILILTFLVLFVVSALYKALDLGLIWFVYPSEERYPIRGIDVSNHQGRIEWNQVSKKQISFVYIKATEGGDFKDKSFLYNWKEAKKEGFKVGAYHFFTLCRSGAEQAENFIQSVPLEIDSLPPVVDLEFDGNCKDRPKIQNVQSEISIFLDRVDSYYKTKTILYLTNEFMEKYLGEQLFNHPIWIRNIFVHPNTFSSIDWMIWQYKSTARIDGISGPVDLNVLNGNLESLIQMNHSN; encoded by the coding sequence ATGATAAAAAAAATATTGATTTTAACTTTCTTAGTTTTGTTTGTCGTCTCCGCATTATATAAGGCTTTAGATTTAGGACTCATTTGGTTTGTTTATCCTTCTGAAGAAAGGTATCCAATTAGGGGTATTGATGTATCCAATCACCAAGGAAGAATTGAATGGAACCAAGTGTCAAAAAAACAAATTTCCTTTGTTTATATAAAAGCGACAGAAGGAGGAGATTTTAAGGATAAATCCTTTTTATATAATTGGAAGGAAGCTAAGAAAGAGGGTTTTAAAGTGGGTGCCTACCATTTTTTTACATTATGTAGATCAGGTGCTGAACAAGCTGAAAACTTTATTCAATCAGTTCCTTTAGAAATAGATTCCTTACCACCTGTTGTTGATTTAGAATTCGATGGAAATTGTAAAGATAGGCCCAAAATTCAAAATGTCCAAAGTGAAATTTCTATTTTCTTAGATAGAGTTGATAGTTACTATAAAACTAAAACCATTCTTTATTTAACAAATGAATTCATGGAAAAATACCTTGGTGAACAGTTATTCAATCATCCGATATGGATTCGAAATATTTTTGTACATCCCAATACATTTTCTTCGATTGATTGGATGATTTGGCAATATAAAAGTACTGCGAGAATTGACGGAATCAGTGGCCCCGTTGATTTAAATGTTTTAAATGGTAATCTTGAAAGTTTGATACAAATGAATCATTCAAACTAA
- a CDS encoding SIR2 family protein produces the protein MDSIDWKNEHILFIANEIPEGSDSPDKKQLRSKIEPWLTAVFQSEHLSLLLGTGVTTGICSEAKISPQAMQRIEFTTEKERIKNYADTEAQKIERGRANFEDDLRTAIELLKGLKILQDAKADTLEQEINDKLKNLIENLLKNEKAVLEAKEGNEAISLLKRFLISFSSRTATRDRLNIFTTNYDRFIEYTLDSAGIHTLDRFVGKLNPIMRMHKMELDFHYNPPGIRGEPRYVEGVVRYTKLHGSLDWCINDEGIQKKPIPFGTELKEEDKNDPYERYIIYPNSAKGIDTAYFPYSELFRDLSTATCRPNSVLVTYGYGFGDSHINSILLDMITIPSTHLVIISFDKADGRIQNFVEKCNLSQITLLIGNHFGQIRTLTENYLPKSAIDRISDRKQKIVEKRGFDIPPKNDDLNE, from the coding sequence GTGGATTCAATAGATTGGAAAAATGAACATATTCTATTTATCGCAAATGAAATACCCGAAGGATCTGATTCTCCAGATAAAAAACAGTTACGTTCCAAAATTGAGCCATGGCTAACAGCAGTTTTTCAGAGTGAACATTTATCTTTACTATTAGGCACTGGGGTTACTACGGGTATTTGCAGTGAAGCTAAGATCTCTCCACAAGCAATGCAAAGAATAGAATTTACGACAGAAAAAGAAAGAATCAAGAATTATGCTGATACTGAAGCACAGAAAATTGAAAGGGGTCGTGCGAATTTTGAAGATGATCTACGGACAGCGATAGAATTACTAAAGGGTTTGAAAATACTTCAAGACGCTAAAGCTGATACGTTAGAACAAGAGATAAATGATAAGCTAAAAAATTTAATCGAAAATCTACTGAAGAATGAAAAGGCTGTTTTAGAAGCCAAAGAAGGAAATGAGGCGATTTCTTTATTGAAACGATTTTTAATAAGTTTCAGCAGCCGAACTGCAACCAGAGACCGACTCAATATTTTCACAACGAATTACGATCGGTTCATCGAGTACACACTGGATTCTGCGGGGATTCATACTTTAGACCGGTTTGTCGGAAAATTAAATCCTATAATGCGAATGCATAAAATGGAGCTGGATTTCCATTATAATCCGCCAGGGATTCGTGGTGAACCGCGTTATGTGGAGGGAGTCGTAAGGTATACAAAACTTCATGGCTCATTGGATTGGTGTATAAATGATGAGGGAATTCAAAAAAAACCAATACCTTTTGGAACAGAATTAAAAGAGGAAGATAAAAACGATCCATATGAAAGATATATTATTTATCCTAATTCTGCCAAAGGGATTGATACAGCTTATTTTCCATATTCAGAATTATTTAGAGATCTTTCAACCGCAACTTGCCGGCCTAACTCTGTTCTTGTTACCTATGGGTACGGATTTGGTGATTCCCATATAAATTCAATACTGTTGGATATGATAACCATACCTTCTACTCATTTGGTTATTATTTCTTTTGATAAAGCCGATGGTCGAATACAAAACTTTGTCGAGAAATGCAATCTTTCACAAATAACGCTTCTTATCGGTAATCATTTTGGACAAATTCGAACCTTAACTGAAAATTATTTACCAAAATCTGCGATAGATCGGATTTCCGACAGGAAACAGAAGATAGTTGAAAAAAGAGGTTTCGATATTCCTCCTAAAAATGATGATTTGAATGAATAA
- a CDS encoding FFLEELY motif protein, whose translation MKHQLTEEVKLARREIVRVQVDRFHLYYFDFFHKNETIEMAKFFFETVYNLDGKEEWETLAFSTYDKVKNMMKEGTRESVERLIELNTITDELDIQMAELLLSKGWLAGREISQDEYFSLFCELDKREIRKKQLEVVLFNLKKFYELAHKPVSAYIIKPASMMARLLGVYPLFKKVEQGYYATLPVNQDLFNEFYAIVQKKEWDFLYKAFPTLQGET comes from the coding sequence ATGAAACACCAACTGACTGAAGAAGTCAAACTTGCGAGAAGGGAAATTGTTCGAGTCCAAGTAGACCGGTTTCATCTTTATTATTTTGATTTTTTTCATAAGAATGAAACCATTGAGATGGCAAAATTCTTTTTTGAAACTGTTTATAACTTAGATGGCAAAGAAGAATGGGAAACACTTGCGTTTTCTACTTATGACAAAGTGAAAAATATGATGAAAGAAGGCACAAGGGAAAGTGTCGAACGATTGATTGAACTCAATACAATAACCGATGAACTAGACATCCAAATGGCGGAACTTCTACTTTCTAAAGGTTGGTTAGCTGGAAGAGAAATTAGTCAGGACGAATACTTTTCATTATTTTGTGAGTTGGACAAAAGAGAAATTCGAAAAAAACAATTAGAAGTTGTACTGTTTAATCTTAAAAAATTCTATGAATTGGCACATAAACCGGTAAGTGCTTATATCATTAAACCAGCATCAATGATGGCAAGATTACTAGGAGTGTATCCATTGTTTAAAAAAGTAGAACAAGGTTACTATGCAACTTTGCCGGTGAACCAGGATTTATTTAACGAATTCTATGCAATTGTTCAAAAAAAGGAATGGGATTTTTTATATAAGGCTTTCCCAACCCTCCAAGGGGAAACATGA
- a CDS encoding MIP/aquaporin family protein: MELVGEFFGTAVLILLGDGVVAGVLLEKSKAKDSGWITITTAWALAVCFGVLVAKALGSPGAHLNPAVTLSVCIQTGDFSIFLPYSLAQISGAALGATLVYLHYLPHWKETKDSGTILAVFSTSPAIKHTLSNVISEGLGTFILIIGIHAIFSPFNGGATGVVGTGFVGLLVWAIGFSLGGTTGYAINPARDLGPRIAHWLLPIPNKGNSNWKYAWLPVVIPLVGAAIAAVAIRWGIG; the protein is encoded by the coding sequence TTGGAACTGGTTGGAGAATTTTTTGGAACTGCTGTTCTCATTCTACTGGGTGACGGTGTGGTTGCTGGTGTTTTATTAGAAAAGTCAAAGGCAAAAGACAGCGGATGGATCACCATCACCACAGCTTGGGCCCTTGCGGTCTGTTTCGGTGTTTTGGTTGCAAAGGCCTTGGGAAGCCCCGGGGCCCATTTGAATCCTGCGGTTACCCTCTCTGTTTGCATCCAAACCGGAGATTTTTCGATCTTTCTCCCTTATAGCCTCGCTCAAATCTCGGGCGCTGCCCTCGGAGCCACTCTCGTTTATTTGCACTACCTTCCCCATTGGAAAGAAACCAAAGATTCTGGAACGATTCTAGCGGTATTTTCCACATCACCTGCCATCAAACACACTCTCTCCAATGTGATTAGTGAAGGACTCGGAACTTTTATCCTCATCATAGGAATTCATGCCATCTTTTCTCCGTTCAACGGTGGTGCTACCGGTGTTGTGGGAACTGGATTTGTAGGACTCCTAGTTTGGGCCATTGGTTTTTCGCTAGGTGGAACTACCGGTTATGCGATCAACCCCGCTCGTGACTTAGGCCCAAGGATTGCCCATTGGTTATTACCCATTCCTAATAAAGGGAATTCCAATTGGAAATATGCATGGCTCCCAGTGGTAATCCCGTTAGTGGGTGCGGCGATAGCGGCGGTTGCGATTCGATGGGGGATAGGATAA
- a CDS encoding ATP-binding protein has protein sequence MNKEFDHIRNQTIGTVEFISPREIKVLLEINAPQSTAINTGVPQLFPKVNGFVLIPNESGSLVGIISWVGIEHSPYPKRKGYKDFDLIDLPFPLRKLSISPLGVLKEANGNYEIERGVYSYPSVGDIVVVPNQAQLRAIVQNKDSYAKVKIGISSMAANAPVYINPDRVFGRHIAVLGNTGSGKSCSVAGLIRWSLEAAQKELKEGKKLNSRFIVLDPNGEYTNTFDGLCNVRKFQVILTKKTGENLNVNQLKVPSWLWNSYEWSSIAQASGKTQRPLLRKTLREVRYGGRLDENDSLIKPKRFITSLLVSLRNFERLGIDTIAGFPGKQNLGELLQASINSLNILSASLKKPQKTKIQSIITSINTILGRRQKNNAGYFPAFDLADLNEIVNTILDTQTVFGELKTYQGPDEDSPVFFTNEDFLSHVERLSQENNVQQYMDFFIMRVRSIITDSRIASVIETKTKEEPTLEQWLSEYIGSDDDNGSINIIDLSLLPSEILFVIVSVLSRVIFEGHQRYRRMTGNILPTTLVVEEAHNFIKRYEGDSDEITANKLCSQSFEKIAKEGRKFGLGLMLSSQRPSELSQTVLSQCNSFLLHRLVNDKDQEMVKKLVPDNLGSILNELPILPTKKAILLGWAAPIPIIVEMNTLADKDRPKSNDPEFWDVWTGSKEQKLNWKEIADEWQKEENS, from the coding sequence ATGAATAAAGAGTTTGATCATATTCGAAATCAGACAATTGGTACGGTTGAGTTCATTTCTCCTCGTGAGATTAAAGTTTTACTTGAGATTAATGCGCCTCAAAGTACGGCAATAAATACTGGAGTTCCACAGCTTTTTCCAAAAGTAAATGGTTTTGTTTTAATTCCTAACGAATCGGGATCTTTGGTAGGGATTATTTCATGGGTTGGCATCGAACATTCCCCGTACCCCAAACGAAAAGGTTATAAAGACTTTGATCTTATCGATTTACCTTTCCCTCTTAGAAAATTATCTATCAGTCCGTTAGGTGTTTTAAAAGAAGCTAACGGGAATTATGAAATTGAGAGGGGCGTTTATAGCTATCCATCCGTTGGCGATATTGTTGTAGTACCAAATCAAGCACAATTGAGGGCAATCGTACAAAACAAAGATAGCTATGCAAAGGTGAAAATTGGTATTTCTTCAATGGCTGCAAATGCACCTGTTTATATAAATCCTGATCGCGTATTTGGTCGCCATATAGCAGTTTTAGGAAATACGGGTAGCGGAAAATCCTGCTCAGTTGCTGGTCTTATACGATGGTCACTTGAAGCAGCTCAAAAAGAGCTTAAGGAAGGTAAAAAACTAAATTCTCGTTTTATTGTACTTGATCCAAATGGCGAATATACCAATACCTTTGATGGCCTATGTAATGTCCGGAAATTCCAAGTAATTTTAACTAAAAAAACAGGCGAAAATTTAAACGTAAATCAATTAAAAGTTCCTAGTTGGTTGTGGAATAGTTATGAATGGAGTTCTATAGCACAAGCAAGTGGTAAAACTCAAAGACCATTATTACGAAAAACTTTGAGAGAGGTTCGTTATGGTGGTAGACTTGATGAGAATGATAGTTTAATAAAACCAAAGAGGTTTATAACAAGTTTGCTTGTATCTTTAAGGAACTTTGAAAGGTTAGGTATAGATACAATTGCTGGATTTCCAGGGAAGCAAAATCTTGGTGAATTATTACAAGCTTCTATAAACTCCTTGAATATACTTTCTGCCTCTTTAAAAAAGCCGCAAAAAACAAAAATCCAAAGTATTATAACTTCAATAAATACGATCTTAGGTCGAAGACAAAAAAACAATGCTGGGTATTTTCCTGCGTTTGACTTAGCTGATCTAAATGAAATAGTTAATACTATCTTAGATACTCAGACAGTCTTTGGAGAATTAAAAACTTATCAAGGACCTGATGAAGATAGTCCTGTATTTTTTACCAATGAAGATTTTCTGAGTCATGTTGAAAGACTTTCACAAGAAAATAATGTGCAACAATATATGGATTTTTTCATCATGCGAGTTCGAAGCATTATAACTGACTCCAGGATTGCATCAGTTATAGAGACAAAAACGAAAGAAGAACCAACTCTTGAACAATGGCTGAGTGAATACATCGGTAGCGATGACGATAATGGAAGTATAAATATCATTGATTTATCTCTTTTACCGTCAGAAATACTTTTTGTAATTGTATCTGTTTTATCGAGAGTAATTTTCGAAGGTCATCAAAGATATAGAAGAATGACAGGTAATATTCTACCAACGACATTGGTCGTGGAGGAAGCACATAACTTTATAAAACGTTATGAAGGTGACAGCGATGAAATAACAGCAAATAAACTGTGCAGTCAATCCTTTGAAAAGATTGCCAAAGAAGGAAGAAAATTTGGCCTTGGCTTAATGCTATCTTCTCAAAGGCCATCTGAATTATCGCAAACAGTTTTATCTCAATGTAATTCTTTTTTACTTCACAGACTTGTTAACGACAAAGATCAGGAAATGGTAAAAAAACTGGTTCCCGATAATCTTGGAAGTATTCTCAATGAGTTACCTATTCTTCCAACAAAAAAAGCGATCCTTCTAGGATGGGCTGCACCGATTCCGATTATCGTTGAGATGAATACACTGGCAGACAAGGATAGACCGAAATCCAATGATCCTGAATTCTGGGATGTTTGGACTGGATCAAAAGAACAGAAATTAAATTGGAAAGAAATTGCGGATGAATGGCAAAAGGAAGAAAATTCATAA
- a CDS encoding DoxX family protein: MLEKLFYTESSWFFTLLRLVLGLVILPHGLQKLCGWFGGYGFSATLEFFKSEGIPYAIGFLVIVAESFGALGLIFGFFTRLSSFGIAITMIGAAIYVRKNGFFMNWFNQQAGEGFEYHILAIGMAVILMIAGGGQLAVDSWVANKIQSN; the protein is encoded by the coding sequence ATGTTAGAAAAGTTATTCTACACAGAATCAAGTTGGTTTTTTACCTTACTGCGATTGGTTTTAGGTTTAGTCATCCTTCCACATGGATTACAGAAGTTATGCGGATGGTTCGGAGGGTATGGATTTTCCGCTACTTTGGAATTTTTTAAATCGGAAGGGATTCCTTATGCCATTGGATTTTTAGTCATTGTGGCAGAATCTTTCGGGGCCTTGGGCCTTATCTTTGGATTTTTCACAAGATTGTCCTCGTTTGGGATTGCGATTACCATGATTGGAGCCGCCATTTATGTGAGGAAAAACGGGTTTTTTATGAATTGGTTCAACCAACAAGCGGGCGAAGGATTTGAATACCATATCTTAGCCATAGGAATGGCAGTGATTTTGATGATTGCTGGTGGTGGCCAACTAGCGGTTGATAGCTGGGTTGCAAATAAAATTCAATCCAACTGA
- a CDS encoding LA_2478/LA_2722/LA_4182 family protein, whose translation MNLLNIIFSKLNMKNGIRIFLSLFVLVTAVSCKKDKGIINVEWQNESLSLTSEICAKYRECADKEWKSIPENLKKFTEGRLDETQCQKRFRESNAYKLIGADALAIQTTYKECHKQILQFSCKDLKEGKIETVPTCVAFQKIQNGN comes from the coding sequence ATGAACTTACTTAATATAATATTTTCGAAATTGAATATGAAAAATGGAATTCGTATTTTCTTATCACTCTTTGTTTTAGTAACTGCTGTATCATGCAAAAAAGATAAAGGGATCATAAATGTAGAATGGCAGAATGAATCGTTAAGTTTAACATCTGAGATTTGTGCCAAGTACAGAGAGTGTGCTGATAAAGAATGGAAATCCATTCCAGAAAATTTGAAAAAATTTACTGAAGGTAGACTGGATGAAACGCAATGCCAAAAACGATTTCGTGAAAGTAATGCCTATAAATTGATAGGTGCAGATGCGTTAGCGATTCAAACAACATATAAAGAATGTCATAAACAAATCTTACAGTTTAGCTGTAAGGATTTAAAGGAAGGAAAGATCGAAACTGTCCCTACATGTGTGGCTTTTCAAAAGATCCAGAATGGTAACTAA
- a CDS encoding phasin-related domain-containing protein has protein sequence MEKQIMDILNAGIGLFQSGKEGLEKAKTQLETTYNELVSKGALDNTEDSVKIRQSVDKILTDIKEFSSVAGKNYDETRSKIVDNYNKIAEEIKAKMPEGKIESVKAKINEVAESIKKTGAAKA, from the coding sequence ATGGAAAAACAAATCATGGACATTCTTAACGCAGGTATCGGACTTTTCCAATCAGGAAAAGAAGGTCTTGAAAAAGCTAAAACTCAGTTGGAAACAACTTATAATGAATTAGTATCCAAAGGTGCTTTGGACAACACGGAAGATTCTGTAAAGATTCGCCAATCCGTTGACAAAATCCTAACAGACATTAAAGAATTCTCTAGTGTTGCTGGAAAAAACTACGACGAAACTCGTTCTAAAATCGTAGACAACTACAACAAAATTGCTGAAGAAATCAAAGCAAAAATGCCTGAAGGAAAAATCGAATCCGTAAAAGCAAAAATCAATGAAGTTGCGGAATCTATCAAAAAAACAGGTGCTGCAAAAGCATAA
- a CDS encoding DUF2167 domain-containing protein, with product MKNLKTLLIGLLISLSSLSAEDDVLKQINNLKYQTGSVTIGDKLATVNVPKGFKFLDAKQSQFVLHDVWGNPLNEGILGMLFKADQSPISDNFTYAITYAFSEDGYVSDSDANEINYDDLLKSMKEDISEGNEDRKKEGYPTLELVGWANKPFYDANTKKLHWAKEIKFEGDEVNTLNYNIRILGRKGILELNAISDIQKLNLVQKDIPAIIASTEFNDGEKYSDYSPGIDKLAAYGIGGLIAGKVLAKAGFFALLLKFWKVIAIGAVAALGVLKKLFTKKADNSSVD from the coding sequence ATGAAAAATCTAAAAACACTACTGATCGGACTTTTGATTTCTTTATCATCATTATCTGCAGAAGATGATGTTCTTAAACAAATTAACAATCTAAAATACCAAACAGGTTCCGTCACCATCGGAGATAAACTTGCTACCGTCAATGTTCCCAAAGGTTTTAAATTCCTGGACGCAAAACAAAGCCAATTTGTTTTACATGATGTATGGGGAAACCCACTAAATGAAGGAATTCTGGGAATGCTTTTTAAAGCAGACCAGTCCCCTATCAGTGACAATTTTACTTACGCGATCACATACGCCTTTTCAGAAGACGGATACGTGAGCGATTCTGATGCCAATGAAATTAATTATGATGATCTTTTAAAATCCATGAAGGAAGATATTTCCGAAGGAAATGAAGATCGCAAAAAAGAAGGTTACCCTACTTTAGAATTAGTTGGATGGGCCAACAAACCTTTTTATGATGCAAATACTAAAAAACTCCACTGGGCCAAAGAAATCAAATTCGAAGGTGACGAAGTGAATACGCTAAATTATAATATTCGTATTCTAGGAAGGAAAGGGATTCTCGAATTGAATGCAATTTCTGATATCCAAAAACTAAACCTTGTCCAAAAAGATATACCAGCCATCATCGCATCCACAGAGTTTAACGATGGAGAAAAATACTCAGATTATTCACCAGGTATTGATAAACTCGCAGCTTATGGAATTGGTGGACTGATCGCAGGAAAGGTTTTGGCCAAAGCGGGATTTTTTGCTTTGTTACTTAAATTTTGGAAAGTCATCGCCATTGGTGCCGTAGCAGCCTTAGGTGTTCTGAAGAAATTATTCACTAAAAAAGCAGATAACAGTTCGGTTGACTAA
- a CDS encoding AraC family transcriptional regulator — MKTLNSPPKKQTEIKNIPMVHLTDVHGEDQNSSFYVGRLEELPNGFQTFDSSHRHSYYALFYFMEGEGTHSIDFHSHTITENSLFFLRPGQVHSWIFSKPVKGFALKIYPDYLSEHGGQVTSFQNYPFFQLGNENSKLTVEGAEQFKNDFERLLGEKNSKSNSSMTYLLIQLVLQQSLKEFNTSFADKISIDSKLWNFFRLLENHFKYQKTTSYYAKQIGTSSGNLNQLCQKQYGKSAKAIIQERLVLEIKRLLLHSDLNINQIALTLGFVDNSYFSKFFKSHTDSSPETFRQLKRKLP; from the coding sequence ATGAAAACGCTAAATTCACCACCTAAGAAACAAACCGAAATCAAAAACATTCCCATGGTTCATTTAACTGATGTTCATGGTGAAGATCAAAATTCCAGTTTTTATGTCGGTCGTTTGGAAGAATTGCCCAATGGATTCCAAACCTTTGATAGTTCTCATAGACATTCTTATTATGCATTATTCTATTTTATGGAAGGAGAAGGAACTCATTCCATCGACTTCCACTCCCATACGATTACAGAAAACAGTCTTTTTTTCTTAAGACCTGGCCAAGTGCATTCTTGGATCTTTTCCAAACCAGTAAAAGGTTTTGCTTTAAAAATTTATCCGGACTACCTCTCCGAACATGGGGGCCAAGTCACCAGTTTTCAAAACTATCCTTTTTTCCAATTGGGAAATGAAAATTCTAAACTAACAGTCGAAGGCGCAGAACAATTCAAAAACGATTTTGAAAGATTACTCGGTGAAAAAAATTCAAAATCCAATTCCTCTATGACTTATCTTTTGATTCAGTTGGTTTTGCAACAATCGCTGAAAGAATTTAATACATCCTTTGCAGACAAAATCTCAATCGATTCTAAATTATGGAATTTTTTCCGGTTGTTAGAAAATCATTTTAAATACCAAAAAACAACTTCTTATTATGCAAAACAAATTGGAACTTCCTCAGGAAATTTAAACCAACTCTGCCAAAAACAATATGGGAAATCGGCAAAGGCAATCATCCAAGAGAGATTGGTTTTGGAAATCAAACGACTATTACTTCATTCTGATTTGAATATCAATCAAATTGCTTTGACATTGGGTTTTGTTGATAATTCCTATTTTAGTAAATTTTTTAAAAGCCATACGGATAGTTCACCCGAAACTTTTAGACAACTGAAACGAAAACTACCATAA